The following are encoded together in the Solenopsis invicta isolate M01_SB unplaced genomic scaffold, UNIL_Sinv_3.0 scaffold_88, whole genome shotgun sequence genome:
- the LOC105203160 gene encoding uncharacterized protein LOC105203160 has product MSFTGRTSQSQSPKHIPKKPKLELGTSSSSKMPRKAPTRDDIDIALGQFFFGCNISFNIVESQHFKNFVDLLQRLRSPTPYQPPTRKTLSTKLLDKVHQKQLDERVSVSDDGTDGVLLIDGWKNSSANTKNVVCTLHSVNSKSTFLKSWDITGLRETGEQLKEIVNEGIKLAKEKFNVTTYAVVSDNASPMISMGKKIEIWHTTCHSYSGNLLAKAFVSDDFAKTVNEFLRKFKSPSAEHEIKQRGGSRIILACDTRWCSYRDAFRCLLKNLHLMQALSDEKKIQLDPKYESLLRDPSFAIQLQDFILIFDPICQLINVCQESNCSIAKACEEWLKLVIPTANDEMQKKLDDRLEKVLTPIVLTANFLHPQYRGKRFEHDHRKMKMVFDFLTQELELADITDETGLDAYQKDRGIFGKLRERNHTAPEAFWILARPFHPKLSLLAKKLLNIPAASAQLERLFSSWAFVHSDLRNRLTVDRSMKLVDIYYSLKMNEFFDDHYDELIESN; this is encoded by the exons ATGAGTTTCACAGGTAGAACAAGTCAA TCGCAATCCCCAAAACATATTCCAAAAAAACCGAAGTTAGAATTGGGAACATCGTCATCGTCTAAGATGCCACGCAAAGCACCGACGAGGGATGACATTGACATAGCTTTGGGTCAATTTTTCTTTGGATGTAACATCTCATTCAATATCGTGGAATCGCAACATTTCAAAAACTTTGTGGATCTCTTACAAAGACTGCGTTCGCCAACGCCATACCAACCTCCAACGAGGAAGACACTTTCGACCAAGCTCCTGGACAAGGTCCACCAAAAGCAGTTAGATGAAAGAGTCTCAGTCTCAGATGATGGAACAGACGGAGTTCTTTTAATTGATGGGTGGAAGAATTCATCCGCCAATACCAAGAATGTTGTTTGCACCCTTCACTCAGTTAACTCTAAAAGTACATTCCTAAAATCCTGGGATATAACGGGACTCAGAGAAACCGGCGAACAACTTAAAGAAATTGTCAACGAAGGAATAAAGTTAGCCAAAGAAAAGTTCAACGTTACCACCTACGCCGTAGTTTCCGACAATGCGTCGCCGATGATATCGATGGgcaaaaaaatagagatttggCATACTACGTGTCACAGCTACAGTGGCAATCTGTTGGCCAAGGCTTTTGTTTCAGATGATTTTGCGAAGActgtaaatgaatttttgcgtaAATTTAAGTCACCGAGTGCAGAGCATGAAATAAAGCAGCGAGGAGGATCCAGAATTATACTAGCTTGTGACACAAGGTGGTGTAGTTACAGAGATGCGTTCCGATGTCTGCTAAAAAATTTGCATCTTATGCAAGCTCTTAGTGATGAAAAGAAGATTCAACTTGATCCCAAATACGAAAGCTTGCTCAGAGACCCATCATTTGCGATACAGTTACAAGATTTTATCTTGATCTTCGATCCAATATGCCAATTGATAAACGTCTGTCAAGAATCGAATTGTAGCATAGCTAAAGCTTGTGAAGAATGGCTCAAATTAGTGATACCGACAGCCAATGAtgagatgcaaaaaaaattggacGATCGACTCGAAAAAGTGTTGACACCAATTGTACTCACAGCCAATTTCCTACATCCTCAGTATCGGGGCAAACGTTTTGAACACGATCATCGGAAAATGAAAATGGTTTTCGATTTTTTGACACAAGAATTGGAGTTGGCAGATATCACTGATGAAACGGGACTAGATGCTTATCAGAAGGATCGTggtatttttggaaaattgagGGAACGAAATCATACAGCACCAGAAGCATTTTGGATCTTAGCTCGTCCATTTCACCCAAAACTGTCGTTACTGgctaaaaaattgttaaatattccTGCTGCTTCAGCGCAATTGGAAAGACTCTTTTCTTCGTGGGCTTTTGTTCACTCTGATTTACGCAACCGTCTCACTGTGGATCGATCGATGAAACTTGTTGATATCTACTATTCTCTGAAAATGAATGAGTTTTTTGATGATCATTACGACGAATTGATAGAATCTAACTGA
- the LOC120360042 gene encoding uncharacterized protein LOC120360042 has translation MANQFLHDSHAQLEKIRSTLSNSEGVLILFRTKTEQESHVVAFVQSQDKKYIYLKTWYAQKNDDNFTDIIHDAIDLSRTKFNITIYAAISDKNLGSIDLNGCRTPWSLQCHKSFAASVEVDLVDFELAENVRYLLDEFSSRELQENLIVHGGTDIKLRNCSHSHYWNLFSSCMKNYGAMRQLVGDRECRLKKNVVSILIEDSFEEKLKHALDLLEPIHSIAQNCEQQNTTIADIVEQWLMVVDNENYKSIQCRIEEVLTPIALTANLLHPIYRGKRFAEDVIRITKTTDFMLEELDPDQMNEFGNYRDSTKLFSSRRLKEYDALSFWRVVSSVHPKLSSFAMKILRLPVAVHKSISHPANVNDLTPK, from the coding sequence ATGGCAAATCAGTTTCTCCACGATTCTCATGCCCAACTCGAAAAAATCCGTTCGACTTTGTCTAATTCCGAAGGAGTATTGATCCTCTTTAGGACAAAAACGGAACAGGAGTCGCACGTAGTTGCTTTCGTGCAGTCCcaagacaaaaaatatatatatttgaagacATGGTATGCGCAGAAAAATGATGACAATTTCACAGATATAATTCATGATGCAATCGATTTATCGAGAACAAAATTTAACATCACGATCTACGCCGCCATTTCTGACAAAAATTTGGGATCGATAGATTTAAATGGATGCAGAACACCGTGGTCATTGCAATGCCATAAGTCCTTCGCTGCATCTGTCGAAGTCGATCTGGTCGACTTTGAGCTTGCAGAAAATGTACGTTACTTACTTGACGAATTCTCAAGTAGAGAATTGCAAGAGAATTTAATAGTACATGGAGGAACAGACATCAAATTACGAAACTGTTCACATTCTCATTACTggaatttattttcatcttgtatgaaaaattatggaGCTATGAGACAGCTAGTGGGCGACAGGGAgtgcagattaaaaaaaaacgttgtaaGCATATTAATTGAGGACTCCTTCGAGGAAAAGTTGAAACATGCTTTGGATTTGTTGGAGCCTATTCACTCAATTGCACAAAATTGCGAGCAGCAAAACACCACGATTGCTGATATTGTCGAACAATGGTTGATGGTGGTCGATAATGAGAACTATAAATCAATTCAATGTCGAATCGAAGAAGTCCTGACTCCAATTGCCTTAACAGCAAATCTTCTTCATCCCATCTACCGAGGTAAACGGTTCGCAGAAGATGTGATACGTATTACAAAGACTACGGATTTCATGCTTGAGGAACTTGATCCAGATCAAATGAACGAGTTTGGGAATTATAGAGATTCGACAAAATTATTCAGTTCTCGTCGTTTAAAAGAATACGATGCACTGTCATTCTGGCGGGTAGTTTCTTCAGTACACCCAAAGTTATCATCCTTTGCTATGAAAATCCTACGACTCCCTGTTGCTGTGCACAAATCGATATCACATCCGGCTAATGTTAACGACTTAACGCCTAAATGA